AATACAGCtatcaacatatttttaaaatgtgtagtaAAAGTGACTCATTATTAGCACATGAAATAACAACATCTAGCAgtggggggcctggctggctctgtcagaagAGCCCAtcactctggatctcagggttgtgagttcgagccttaTGTTGGGCGTAGAGATTGATTAAATACACAAAacttaataaaagagaaagagagagagagaggagagagatctaggggtgcctgggtggctcggtcgttaagcatctgcctttggctcaggtcatgatcccagggtcctgggatcaagcaacacatcgggctccccactttgcaggaagcctgcttctccctcacccactccccctgcttgtgttccctcttgctgtgtctctctctgtcaaataaataaataaaatcttaaaaagagagagagagagagagagagagatctagcAATAAGTCTTAGACCCATTTCAAAATAGTGATGAACATATTGATATTTGAAGAAGAGATCTGCTTCCAAATGTGTGTGATTTCTGTTGGGGGCCGAGTTACATACAGGTCCTCAGGTGTTCTGGTGCATTCTTGCCTGCCTTCATGACTGAAGGAAGTGCTAAAATGTAGTCACTAGGAGAGCAGATGTAAACAGGCAGTGCTCCCCAGCCAAGTTCATGAACCCTCTGAATTCTAAGCACAGACCCCTTAGAAGACTGGGGACTCATGTTAAGGACCCACGTAGCCTTCCTGATGTCCGTGTGGGAATTGTCCTTTGCTTCAAGTGCCCTCACTGGAGCTCTCATTGCTGAGGGGTAGGGGTGGAACTGCCATCCTGCCTTGTCTCCCCAACACTCAGAGCCTGTGTCACGTGGTTTTCTCTTGCGGCAGGTAGAGGACTTTCCAGTAGGGTTCCTCTTTCCACACGTGTCGACTGCATATCTTTTGAGCACAGGGCTCTGTGCTATACCTCTGCCACTGGAACAGGGGCCAGAGACAGTGTGCGTGTTATTAGTAATAACACCTACCACTCACTAAACCTTTTTATAGGCCAGGTCCCGTGAGAGTACCTGATCCAGTAAAGATTTACCGGGTGCCTGCTCTGTGTCAGGCGCCGTTCTGGGGGCTGTGGGGTGGCAGTGAATGAGACAGCTGAACTCCCAGCTCTCACAAAGCTTACACTCTAGTGGGGAGGACAAATGGCTCTAGAGAGTAATCAGGTAAGTGACGCAGCATGCCAGCTTGTGGAAGTGGTTTGGGGAAAAGCAaagcagagaaggggagagggagtaCCTCTCGGGAAAGGTGGGTGCAGTGTCAAATGGGGTCACCATGGAAGGTCTCAGTGAGGAGCTGGACATTTGAGACCAGACCCAAAGCAAGTGAGGGGTGAGACTTGGCAGGCATTTGGAGGAAGATCATTCTGGACAGAGAGAATAGCTTTGCCACGATCCGGGGGCCAGAATGCGGAGAAGGCCTGTGGGGTGGAGGAGAGAAGTGAGCAAAGGAGTAGTAATTAGCAgatgagggcagaggggaagtgggaggatcTGAacggagccccccaccccagcaatgCTGCTAGGTGATAGTagctttatttccattttcaaatgGGGCATATGGCTCGGGAAATCTAAGTGCCTTGACTGGTGAGTGACAGAGTGGAAACTCGGAAGCCTCACATCCTCTCCTCCTCCCGTAGCCCCAGGCTCAGAGAAGGGTCAGCATGTTCTTTACTTCCTTGTGCCGCTTCCAGACTATTGTTGCTTTGTCATTTCCCAAGGAGCGTACATCCCTCTGTGTACCCTCCCTCCTTGCTATCCACCAACTTTATCCaccaatgccatttgttgagcccctgctatgtgccaggcactatatTAGAGGCTGAGAAGAAAACGACGAATAAGAGAAGTCAGCTCCTCCGGCTTGCTGTCGAGGAATGGCTATTGAGCTATGCTGGGTTCAGTCCCCGGCTCGCTGGTGACTGCTgtgctctgcttctccccaccgaGGTGCTGCCTGGTGAAAAGCAAGCCATGGCGCTCCGGGTCACCAGGAACACAAAAGTTAATGCTGGAAATAAGGCGAAGATCAGCATGGGAGGCGCAAAGCGCGTGCCTCTGACCACGACTGTGGCCTCCAAGCCCGGGCTGTGGCGGAGAACAGCCCTCGGAGACGTTGGTAACAAAGTCAGCGAACAACCACAGGCCAAATTGCCTctgaaaaaggaagcaaaaacttTGGTTCCTGGAAAAGTTATTGCTAAAAAAATACCTAATCCTCTGGAGAAGTCACCAGAACCTGTGTCAGAACCTGAGCCAGAACCTGAGCccgttaaagaagaaaaactttcgCCTGAGCCTATTTTGGTTGCTATTCCCTCTCCAAGCCCAATGGAAACGTCTAGATGTGCCCCTGCAGAAGAATACCTGTGTCAGGCGTTCTCTGATGTAATTCTTACAGTGAATGGTGTGAATGCCGAAGATGGAGCTGATCCAAACCTTTGTAGTGAATATGTGAAAGATATTTATGCTTGTCTGAGACAACTCGAGGAAGAGCAAGCCATCAGACCAAAATACCTACTGGGTCATGAAGTCACTGGAAACACGAGAGCTGTCCTTACTGACTGGCTAGTACAGGTTCAGATGAAGTTCAGGTTACTTCAGGAGACCATGTACATGACCATTTCCATTACTGATCGGTTCATGCAGAATAATTGTGTGCCCAAGAAGATGCTACAGCTAGTTGGTGTCACTTCCATGTTTATTGCAAGCAAATATGAAGAAATGTACCCTCCAGAAACTGGTGACTTTGCCTTTGTGACTGACAACACTTACACTAAGTACCAAATCAGATGGATGGAAATGGAGATTCTAAGATCTTATTTTGGTCTGGGCTGCCCTCTACCCCTGCATTTCCTTCGGAGAGCATCTAAGATTGGAGAGATTGGTGCTGAGCAACATACTTTGGCCAAATACCTGATGGAACTAACTGTGTTGGATCACGATGCGGTGCACTTTCCTCCTCCTCAGATCGCGGCAGGAGCTTTTTACTTAGCACTGAAAATTCTCGATAATGGTGCATGGACACCAACTCTACAGCATTATCTATCATACACTGAAGAATCCCTTCTAAGCGTTATGCAACACCCGGCTAAGAATATAGTCATGGCGAACCGTGGGCTTACAAAGCACATGACCATCAAGAACAAGTACACCACATGCAAGCACGTGAAGATCAGCACTCGTGTGCCATCTGTTCACACTATATGTCACCTTTACTGACTTTTAATAAAGTCTGTGGtcctttttaacttaaaaaaaaagagagagagaagtcagctCCTTGCTGTCGGGGATCCTTTTTTTCTAGTGGGTGGGGGAGACAGGTgcataggaaataaaaaaagaaaatattctttagtAATAAAAGCCAcgcagagaggagagagtgacTACTTTATAGAAGCTAGGGGAAATGACCTCTCTaaggaggtgacatttaaatTGAGATCTGGGGGagaacattccagacagagggaggTACTGAGCAAaggcaaaggagggaaggagcTTGGCACGGTagaggagcagaaggcagggggacagggagggatcGAGGCCGGGGCGGCCGCATAGGGGCCAGCCTGGGCAGGGACTCATGAGTTAGGAGCACCTGGGGGTCGAGCAGAGTGACTGAAGCAGGGGGAAGGACGCAGGACGGTTCATATTTTCAGGTCGTGTTGACTTCTCTATAGGGAACACATAGGTGGGGTAagtgggggatggagagaagtgTGAAGGATTTAGGATGGGTTTGGAGACAAAGTCAAGCAGACAGGCTGATAGATGGGATGTAGAGCATGGATTCAAAGACGACCTTGAGCTTTCCGAGCCCCGGTTGAAGCAGCTGTGTGAATGGTGATGCCATTTGCAGAACTGAGGAAGGCTTTGGGGAAGCAACTTTGGGGGAAGTGACTTTGGAGGAAGTATCAAGAGTGCCGTTTTGAACATGTTCGCCTGAGATCGTGGTGTCAAGCAGGCAGTGGGATTCAGGAGCTAGCTGCAGTTCTGGAGAGCAGTCTAAGCTAGAGAAAGTAAGAAATGCAGGAACATCACTGCTGTGCATATCCACCTGTGTAGagcacagtgcctgccacatGGCGGACGGTCTAGAACTTTTTGGCTGGCTGAGGGAATGAACGGGTAAAATGTGCTCTTAGAGCTCTGGAATCAAACAGACTTTGGTTCAGATTTAGATCCTGCTTCTGCTACTTACTAGCTTGACCTTGAACATGTTATTAACCCTCGGGGAGCCCCAGCTTCCTTAGCTGTAGAATGGAAAGCAACAATACCTATTCCCTGTTTAAATGTGCAGCGTTTAGCAAAATCCTGGCACGTGGTGAGCTCTCAGTGAGGTGGTGGCTGTTATATTCAGAGCATGACGTAGGCCCCAAGACGGCCAGGCCTGAAGGGGCATTTCAGAAGGCAGTCCCAGGGGCTGGGTCCATGTAGCTGGGCTGTCGTGTGACAGGCAATAAGCCTCATGGTTAGATGTTGCCCTCTTGAGCCAAACTGTCCAGGTTCATAATCCTGGTTGAGCCACTTACTAGCTTACTTAAATTCTATGTGCcttggggttttaaaaaaattattaatatttaatctctaaaataggaataatagtaGACCTACCTCACTGAGCTGTTGTGacggattaagtgagataatccATGGAAAATGTTGAGAACAGTGCCTGTTACCAAGGGTTCAATAGGAAGGATCTATTATCACACGacacaggagggagggagctgtACATAGGCTTCAGCTGTGTCCTTGACCTCCCTCCAGAGAAGTCCAGTATTCAGCCCTGGTCGGACAGGAGAGCCCATTTCAAATAGCTCGGCCCTCCCAGCGCTGTCTTCCTATTTCTCCTTGGCTGCAGCCTTCCCATTTCTGCAGCTTTCTGAATAGCGCGTGAGCCTTTGCCAGGGCTGGTGTGGAAAAAGTCACTTCCTCCACTTGAGGACTGCAGATCCACAGCCCCCTTTGACTCAGGGGAGGTGCCGGTCACAGGCTACAGGCAACAGGAGTCCAGGTCCCTGAGCTGCCTGAAGTTGTGTAGGAGCAGAGAGAAataaccaactgagacagcccCAGAGGACCCGCAGGCTTCTTTTCTACTCAAATGCTCCCTTTGTTGCTAAGAAGCAAACCTACCCCATCCCCACTGGCACCAGCCTGCCCATTGTTTTCCTGAGAGACCATCCCCAGCCAAGAGCTAGCACTACCTCTGTCTTATAGAAATGGCAGCCTGGAGATTCCATGGCAGTGGGAGTATCATGTAACCCAAATTCCTCACAGCTAAAGACTCGAACAAAGCCCATGGTCAGGTGTCCTGGGCAGACCCATAAAGGGCCCAAAGGAAGTCACTGAAAGCATTTGGCCCGGCTTCTCTCCCGGGCTTGGCTACCTGTGGTGATTACTGCTCGAGGCCCTGACATCTGAGAAATGGGCACAAGGCTAGTCTCATCTCAGCTCCATTTGAACAAAGTGGTGAGGCTTGTGGGCTTGttccagagaggggaaagcatgaAAAATCCCACCAGGAAGATAGAGCAGAGATTTGATAAATAGCTGGTCTTTCAGATAGATGGAAGTGGATGGGACTGAGGTAGAAAGGGACAGAGTCCTGTTTGGTACTTTGCAGGTTTGGGGCTCTGAACCTGGCAGGTGAACTGCATGTCTCTGACttgccccccttcccctcctaTCTCCTCCCCTTGGCAGGTCCCTCTCTGGGGCTTTTCATCACTTCAATGCTCACCTTCTACCTGGCTGAGAAAGAGGAAGGATTCCCCAGCTCTGTCTTCATTCACACATTTTTCTCTCTAGAACCTTCTCTCAGCATGTCTTCTGCTCAATCATTCCCCCTTTGCTTAAGGATAAAGTTCTAACTTCTCTGAGGTGTAACATCGCAAAGGAATTTTTAGAACTAGAAAGGTCTTTCTAAATCATTTCACCCTAGTATCTTGTCTTTACAAATAATGAAATCAGGGTTCAGACACAAATTTCCTGCCCAAGGCCCCACAGCAAGTTGTTGGCAAGGCCAGATGTAGGAATGCATCTCTCCTGACTCCCAAGCCAGTGTTCTTTGTACAATGGTATCCTGCTTTCACCAGCCTCATTTGCCACAAAGCCAAACCTTAGTGACTTAAGATGACAGCACTCTGTGGGTCAGAAATGGGAGAAGGGCTCAGCTGGACTATTCAGGCTCGGGGTCCCTCAGAAGGCTGTGGCAGGAGAGTGACCAGAGCTGGAGGAGTAAGGGATGGGGAGGATGGGGCTGGAGCAGCTGGAAACAGccaggcatctctctctctccacgcAGTCTCAGAGTTGCATCCTGTGATCTCGCCACAGGAGTTAGTTTGGGCTTCCTCCCAGCATGGCTGCTGTCCAGTGATGCACACAGAGGTTCAAGGTTTCAGGAGTGAGTGTTGCAGCAAACAAGGTAGAAACTGTAACCCCTTTTACAACCTAGCCTCCAAAGTCATTTAACCTCATTTCGGCCATAATCACAAGCCTCCCCAGTTGTGAGGGGAAAGACCATAGCCCCTGTATCTCACTGGGGGCGGTGTCAGAGTCACATTGTAAGAAGAGCCTGTGGAATGAGAGATCTTGTTGCAGCCATCTTGGAAAAAAACTACCTGCCACCCCAATCTTACTTCCCACTCTTCCCTCAGACAAACCTTCTGCTTCAGCCAGCCGGGCTCCTCCAGTCCCTTCAGAGAAGCCTTCTGCTCTCTTGGTTTTTTCCCTAAAGACTCCCTTGAGCATCACAAGCTGCACTTTCACCCATTCGAGGCTACAGACACATGTGTGTTTAAGAGGCTGAAGAGTTGTTCCACACCCGGTCGGGGCCCATCTGAACCGTGGCTGTGGGTATCCACATCTGGGCCCTAAGCATTTGGATTCTGTTGGCCAGACTGACCTCCTCATTCTTCCAGGGTCACAGACCATTAGGTTCACATGGTTTCTGGACATAAAAGACCAGACACAGTGCAGTGTCTCTTCCGAGGTGGGCACAGGCACGCACCAGATGCTGATCACAGGGCCCTGGCAGTCTGGGGAGTGATCAAATGTGTTGGCAAAAGCCTTTGGCTGGGAATCAGGGAACCAGGGTCCCTCCACCAACATCCTGGCCAACTTGATGTGTGCATGACCTGAGGCAAACCCCTCAATCTCTCAGtggccctcagtttcctcatttttgcAATGTGAAACATAGAGCTTGCCTTTCCTACTTTGTGATGAGCAGATAAAAGATGGGAAGGCCCTTTGAGAGcagaaaatgcttttaaatgctcgtgagttttgtatttgtttcttctctcaaCTACCACCACTTCCTTCTTCATCAGCATAGAGACTCTGGGAAGTAGGTGTGTTGGTGTGAACAGTTCTGGAACTGGTATCGGTCAACAGCCCTTCCCTAGACACATATGGTAGGATTTAGGAGGGCGGGATTTGCAATATGACCATTCTCCAGTCTGACGGGCTCATCCTGGGCAGGAGCAGAAGCTGAGAAAAGGACTCAATTCAGAGCTAACAATTTCACCCTGCCCTGCTCCAAAACCTCCAGCCTATTCACACTCCCAGGGAACATGCTGCGTCTGGAAGAAGGTGCTGCCTCTACCCCCCAGTTAGAAAGTGAGGCTactaattagctgtgtgaccttaggtgaattccttcccctctctgagccttcatttCCTTAGAAAACAATGGTCTCCTCACCCCCCCTGCTGCTAGAGAAGAGTTTATTTCTTGGCTTCATCATATGTATTGTGCAGGGGTGGCATGTGGTCTCTCTGGAGCTGGAAAGCATTAAGTCAGAGCAGTCTTCATCAAAACAATACACGGTTTTCCCCAAATtaaagtcccccccccccaggctccTTCACCTCGTAGGACCTAAGAGAGCTGGCTGAAGCAGAGTGTGGGCCTAGGAGTTAGCAGACCAGAGAGGCAGTTCTGGTCATGGGATGTGACTATGGCTAAATCAGACAATCTCAAATCCTTGGAGCTAGAAGGCACCTACCAAAGCCCTCAAACAGCCTCCAAAATGAACTTCCCGGATGACAGTCACATGGGGCACCCGCCGCCACTCCAAGTTTCGGGGCTATTCTCTGTCCGCTGAAACttcatctctcttcctcccactctaGCAAGCACACCACTTCTCTCAATTTATGAGACTGGCGCAAGTACACAAAGGCTGGTTGTTGCAGCATCGTCTGTAACAGGGCAAAACTCAAAGCCACCTAAACACCTGCCTGTGGGGGATTGGTTAAAGGAGTTAACAGGACAGCCACAGATACTATGGAATGTTATGCAGAGATTATTTTGAAGTGCAATAGGCATAAATACGTGCATATAGGAAATTACCCATGACATATAgttaagtgggaaaaaaacaagCTGTAGGACAATGTGTATGATACAATAGAAATGTTACATGCaactatcttatttttttaagtttttaaaaatttatttgagggagagagaaaaagagagagcacgcaccgtgggtaggcagaaggagagggagaagcagactccaaggtgagcagggagcccaaagtggggccgatcccaggaccccgagatcgtgactcGAGCCGAAATCAGACACGCAACCAACCGCACCATCCAGGGGCCCTGCAGCTATCTATTTTTACAAGTAAGTTTGTATACatgtaatgtatgtatgtatatatgtcagagtcctccagaaaaacagaactaatAGAATatagagatagacagagagatagacagagagatagacagagtcctccagaaaaacagaactaatAGAATatagagatagacagagagagacagagatttattatgaggaattgCCTCATGCAattgtggaggctgagaagtccctcAAACTGAGGTCTGCAAGCTGAGACCCAAGACGGCCAGCAGTATAATCCCAGTCTGAGTCTGAAGTCAGGAAAGCCCAGGGAGCCCAGGGATGGTCGAAGTCCcagccccagagcaggagaaaactgatgtcccagctcaagtTGGCAGGCAGAAAGGGGACGATTTGGCCCTttctctactttttattttattcaggttTCCTCAGGATGATACCCACCCACACTGAGGAGGGCGATTTACTTTGCCGAGTCCACCATTCAAATACCAATCTCATCTGGAAACACCCTCAGAAACACACCCAGAAATGATGTTTAATCTGGGCAGCCCATGGCCCCGTCAAGTTGACATACAATGAACTATCACAGTAGGCAAGTACATGGATGAAAGCTTAGGATACCCAAAACCCTTAAGGGTGATTACCTTCAGAAAAGGGACCGGGATGAGAAAGGAAGCTCAAGGAGTTCTTCCAAAATACCTGAATAGTTTGGACTTTTCCATCGtgaatttattcattaatttattctctcattaaaaatgcaatttcAGGGCATCTGACCTGCTCAGTCAGtatagcatgcaactcttgatcttggggtggtgagtttgagccccttgatgggtgtggagattacttaaaatctttagggcacctgggtggctcagtgggttaagcctctgcctttggctcaggtcatgatctcagggtgctgggatctagcCGCGCaacgagccctgcatcgggctctgtgctcagcagggaacctgctgccccctctctctctgcctgcctctctgcctacttgtgacctctctgtctatcaaataaataaataaaatctttaaaaaataaacaagaaaggaGAGGCACAGAGATCTTTTTGATAGTTTTGAGGTGACGGGAATGTTTCTTATGGATGTGGCAGTGGTGGTCACATGACTACACATTTGTTAAAACTGATTGAACTGTACATGTGAAATGATGAATTTTAATGTATGCAAATCAGGTCTAAatcctatttttataaaaaccttACAGCAGGGGACAAATGTTTGGGAGTGATACATACTGTAGGAAGAACTGCTCTAAATTATTAGCACAACCAAACCATTTGCAAACTTTTACATTTTGTGGTTAATAAATACTTACCCTCAACACGCTCCACAATAACCAGCAATGCCCATGCTGGCGCCCCATCAGATGACCAGCTTCCCCCAGTGACAGGGAATCCCTCACTTAATAGTGTAGCCCATACCAACTATAATAGAGAGTTCTGTGTGAGGTGAATgattagctgtgtggccttgactGGAttactttccctctctgggctttggtttCCTTAGAAGCAAGTGGGCTAGATGACCTCTTGGGTCCTCTCTGGCTCTAACATTTGAGTTGTTAGAAATTGGAATTTGCCTTCTTGTGACTATTGACCTGGTTCTGCCTTCTGGAGTCACCCAGAACTTGGCCCCATGGGACAGTAATAGCCAGCCCATCACATGCCAGAAGTCAGCTCCCCTCCCCTGCACGTTCTCTTCATAGCACATGGCGAGACAGCATGGGGCAAAAACTAAGATCACAGGATCTGCGGTAGGGCGGCCTGGAGTCTGACTCTGGATGCTGccacctctcagagcctcagcaGCCTCTGTGTATAAAGGGATTAATAATACCGACTTGGAAGGGAGGGATAGGGGAGTAAATGAGGTAATGTATGTAAATCAGGAGGTGTGGTTGGCAGAATAATGgctcccaaagatgtccacatgcTAATCCCCACAACCTGTGAATGTGTTAGGTTACATGGCAAGGGGGTAAGTATTAGGGTGGCTAATCAGCTGACTTTCAAAGAGGGAGATTAGGAAATTGGCCCAGTTTGTGCAGACGGCCTCAATATAATCATGACGGTCCTTgtaagggaaagagggaggtggGAGACTCAGAAGCAGAGTTGATGAGACATGGGAAAGTTTCAATCAGCCaatgctggctttgaagatggaaagacatcatgagccaaggaatgtgggcagcccCTAGAAGCCAGAGTAGGCGAGGAAATGGATTCccccttagagcctccagaaggaacaaaCAGCCCTGCTGACGCCTTGGTTTTAGCTCTGTGAGAcctattttggacttctgacctgcAGAACTGTAAGAGGACACAtctatgttgttttaagccactaagtttgtagtATTTTGTTAGAATGGCAATAGGTAACTAGCACGGGATGGCTATGACCCCCTCCTGACTGGTCTGCGGGACTGTACCCACTCTTGCTTCGCTCTAATCCTGTTCCTTACCATGCAGCCAAAATAATGTTTCCATGACTCTTATCTAACCAAACCTCTTTTAATACAACTCTTCTCCTAGGTCTTCAAATTTGCCCCAAGAACTTTGAACCTGCTGCCCTGTTTGTTTAAAAGGTGCCGTGGTCCCCTGGGTAACATTTAGTTAGCCTTCATTAGCTGGCTCAGAGATGGAAATGCCATTTCCTCCAGACAGCCTGCCTTGATCCCTGGTCTCGATCAGGTTCTCTGGGCAACTGACCTCAGAGCACATTGCAAACCTCTGCAGCACTTGTGGGTTTTAAAGCGTATTTACCTGTGTTTATCTGCCTTGCGATGTATCGCCTGCCTTTGCCCAGCAGGCTACAAGCTTTCCAAGGGCAGGGACACTGCCTGTCTTACCTTGCCTCGCCAATGTCTGGCGCTTTGGAAGCCCTCATTAAATGGCGTTTAGCGCTCATTAAATTTATCGCTGTTTTATTTCTGAATCCTTACCATTCTGGTCACCCGACAAACACTCTCTGGTTTGCAGTCCTCTTTAAAACGTAGTGCCCCTCCTGTGACCTTGTCCTCCAGGTGACAAGAGCATCACAAAATGGAAGCTGGATATGCGGTCTCTGCTTACACGGGGCACCCCATTTCTAGTAATGCAGCTGAAATCTGTGTTCCTTTGTCACCAACCGCAGTACACACTCAGCTTCAGCAGAGCTTGAGGTGACGTGGACTgcccacccacgtgccccaatatTTGTCTCCATCAGAACATCTGTCAAGCTAGCTTTCCCCGTTCCATTTCTGTCTTGTTGTTCCTTGTCACCTAAATGGTGAACTTCCCTCTCATCCCTGTGGGATTCCATCGTCTGGCACTGGGGTCCCTGTTCTAAGCCTCAATCCCCGTTCAGCCATCCACCAGCTTAACCAGCCCTCTCAGCCCCGTGTCAGCTGTGTCCCTGAACAATGCATTCCTGTGCCTGCCTCCAAGTCTTGGGTGACagcacagggcagggcaggcctAAGCACAGGGCCCTGGAAATGCTGCCAAAGACCCCTGGGGCCCGACACCCACTGCAGGGTATTGAATTAGCAACAAAAACTGCCTAGGTCAAGTTCTGGCTTCACCGCTTTGGTGGCTGCCAACCTGGGAATAACAGTATATTCGTTTCTCCGGGCCACTGTAATGAAATACCACAACCTCGGTGGCTTGAAACAGCAGACATTTGTGCccctacagttctggaggctagaagtccaaaaccaAAGTGCCAGCAGGACACACGGCCCCCAAAGGCTCGACTGgaggatccttccttgcctctgctAGGTCCCGGTGGCTCACCGGCTTGTGGTGGTATGACCTCTGCCAGTTGGTCTTCCACTGTGTGTATGTTGACGCATGTCCACTCTTTTTACAAGGATATCCGTCACATAGGGCCCACCCTGCTCCAGTAAGACTGcattttaactaattacatctgcaaggaCCCCGTgtccaaataaggccacattttGATGTTCTGGGTGGACAGAAAtttcggggggtgggggacactattcaacccaCTATAGGTGGCAATACTTTCTCCTAACCCCTTTGGGAGAGCCCAGGAAGATCACGCGGGCAAGGCTTCTCAAACAGGAAAGTGCGCCGAACCACCTAGAG
This region of Meles meles chromosome X, mMelMel3.1 paternal haplotype, whole genome shotgun sequence genomic DNA includes:
- the LOC123934748 gene encoding G2/mitotic-specific cyclin-B1-like: MALRVTRNTKVNAGNKAKISMGGAKRVPLTTTVASKPGLWRRTALGDVGNKVSEQPQAKLPLKKEAKTLVPGKVIAKKIPNPLEKSPEPVSEPEPEPEPVKEEKLSPEPILVAIPSPSPMETSRCAPAEEYLCQAFSDVILTVNGVNAEDGADPNLCSEYVKDIYACLRQLEEEQAIRPKYLLGHEVTGNTRAVLTDWLVQVQMKFRLLQETMYMTISITDRFMQNNCVPKKMLQLVGVTSMFIASKYEEMYPPETGDFAFVTDNTYTKYQIRWMEMEILRSYFGLGCPLPLHFLRRASKIGEIGAEQHTLAKYLMELTVLDHDAVHFPPPQIAAGAFYLALKILDNGHMTIKNKYTTCKHVKISTRVPSVHTICHLY